A genomic segment from Branchiostoma floridae strain S238N-H82 chromosome 7, Bfl_VNyyK, whole genome shotgun sequence encodes:
- the LOC118419301 gene encoding uncharacterized protein LOC118419301, whose translation MADLWARIQAQKASLLRDLKPRHLLNELLQHGVLDDDEYERVKRAGVTRKDRTEALLLILRGKEVEELAAFMQQLERLYPHLAEQIRTAEKEEMEKVIPTPRNCRLASSTRDSLTVAWDQIDAVPGGSVEVSIFAHGNDQEPVLRGQVGWDQTDVSIGGLRAGTKYDARVRVVSGQLRGPEVIVEAETKTLWSSVPPNYALVAMVVAVLVMVWVASPGERCLYPKYILDITTKNRPHLFGREEDITNLTMILEKDSVCLVSGLRESFLFLT comes from the exons ATGGCGGACCTGTGGGCGCGGATCCAGGCCCAAAAGGCGTCCCTCCTGCGCGACCTGAAGCCCAGACACCTGCTGAACGAGCTGCTGCAACACGGGGTTCTGGATGATGACGAATACGAGAGGGTGAAAAGGGCAGGGGTCACCAG AAAAGACAGAACAGAGGCGCTACTGCTCATTCTGAGAGGAAAAGAAGTAGAAGAGTTAGCGGCCTTCATGCAACAATTGGAAAGACTCTATCCCCACCTGGCAGAGCAAATTCGAACTGCAGAAAAAGAGGAAATGGAAAAAG TGATCCCGACACCAAGAAACTGTCGGTTAGCGTCGTCCACCAGGGATTCCCTGACGGTTGCCTGGGACCAGATAGACGCCGTACCAGGGGGGTCGGTGGAAGTCTCCATCTTCGCACACGGCAACGACCAGGAGCCTGTACTGCGGGGACAAGTCGGTTGGGATCAGACTGACGTCAGCATTGGTGGGCTCAGAGCTGGGACTAAGTACGACGCTCGAGTCCGGGTGGTCAGTGGGCAGCTACGTGGACCAGAAGTGATAGTTGAGGCTGAGACCA AGACGCTCTGGTCATCAGTTCCACCTAACTACGCCCTCGTTGCCATGGTTGTTGCTGTCTTGGTGATGGTGTGGGTGGCATCACCAG GTGAAAGGTGTCTCTACCCTAAATATATCTTGGACATCACCACCAAGAACAGACCCCATCTATTTGGAAGGGAGGAAGATATCACAAATCTAACCATGATACTAGAGAAGGATAGTGTTTG